The genomic DNA CTGCGCGCCCGCGGCGAGGAGGCCCGAGCCGCCGGCGACGCCGCCCAGGAAGAGGTACGCGCCGACCGGGGCCTCCCACGGCGGCGGCTTCACGATCGGGTGGCCGTAGTAGCCGTCGACGTGTTCGATCACGGCCTCGGGCACCATCAGGTCGTCCGGTCGCCGGCGCTTCGGGGCACCGTCGCCGCGCTTGCCGCGGCGCTCGGGCTTCGGCGGGCGGAACTGGTCGAACTCGGAGCTGGTCACCGGCGGCCCTTCTTCCGCGCCGAGAGGAAGGAGACCGCGGCGGCGGCGATCATGCCCGCGGCGGCGGTGCCGGCGCGCTTGTACATCGTCATGAGGTCGGCGGTGCACACCCGCGGGTCGGGCGGCAGGCCGTAGACCTCGGGCTCGTCGAGCAGCAGGAACACCGAGCCGGTGCCGCCGACCCCGTCGTTGTCGTTGGCGCCGTACAGGCGCGCCTCGGGCATGCCCTGGGCGTGCAGCTGCGCGACCCGCTCGCGGGCCGTCGCGACCATCTCCTCCCGCTCACCGAACTTGATCGACGTGGTGGGGCAGGTCTTGGCGCACGCCGGCGTCTCGTCGTCGCGGAGCCGGTCGTAGCAGAGGGTGCACTTCTGGGCGATGCCGCGGTTGTCGACCGGGGGCTGCTCGCCCTTGCGGTGGCCCTCGCGCACTGTCGGGGCGACGGTGCCGTCGCTGCGCCGCTCGACGACGCCGAAGGGGCAGCCCGCGACACAGGTGCCGCAGCCGTTGCAGATGTCGTTCTGCACGACGACGGTGCCGAACTCGGTGCGCATCATGGCGCCGGTGGGGCACACGTCGAGGCAGCCCGCGTGGGTGCAGTGCTTGCACACGTCGGAGGACATGAGCCAGCGGAACTCGGGGGTGTCCGGCGGCGTGATGTCGGCCTCGCCCCAGGCCGGCATCTCGTCGCTCACCGGCGCCGCGGCGCCCCGCACGGCGGGCATGCCCAGGCCGACGAGGGCGCGGCCGGACTCGCGGGCCTGCTCGATCCGCTCGCGGTCCTGCTCGATGAAGGCCACGTGCCGCCACGTGCTGGCGCCGAGCGCGACGGTGTTGTCGTAGGACATGCCCGTGAGCTCGAGGTCACCGTCGCGCGGGTTGCGGTTCCACTCCTTGCACGCCACCTCGCACGCCTTGCAGCCGATGCAGATGGACGTGTCCGTGAAGAAGCCGCGCCGGGCCTCGTGCACGTGCCAGTGCGCGTCGGCACTCGGGTCGGTGGGGCCGGTCAGCTGTCCCATCGTCTCGCACCTCCTCGTCGCCGTGTCCACGTCACCATCGGGTCCATCCCTCCTGCTCGGGATCGTCCCGCCGCGGGTCCGGGTAGATGTCGCCCGGTTTCGGGGCGGTCAGCCGCACGTTGTCCGTCGCGGTGGTGACGCCGGCCCGGTCCCGGTAGCTCTGCACCAGATCCTCGAGCGCCGCGCCGCGCGGCCGGCGGCCGGCGATCACCGTGCAGGAGCCGACCTTCGACTCCTGGATCTGCGTGTTCGGATCGAGCGTGACGCCGATCAGGTCGTTGGCGGCGTCGCCCGTCACGACGGCGTCGCTGCCGACGCCCCAGTGGTAGGGCAGGCCCACCTGGTGGACGGTGCGCCCGCCGATGGTCAGCGGACGCATCCGTTCGGTGACGAGGACGCGGCACTCGATCGCGGCGCGCGGGGAGATGATGGTGGCCCAGCCCTCGTTCTCGAGCCCGCACTCCGCGGCCAGCCCCGGCGAGACCTCGCAGAACATCTCGGGCTGCAGCTCCGCCAGGTACGGCGACCAGCGGCTCATGCCGCCCGCGGTGTGATGCTCCGTGAGCCGGTACGTGGTGAAGACGTACGGGTACACGTCCGCCCCCGGGTCACCGGCGCTCGGCGCGTCGAGGTTGTCCTCACGCGGGAACAGCACCCGGGCCGGGGCCTGCTGCTGCGGGTAGATCGCGTTCCGCACCGGCGACTCCTGCGCCTCGTAGTGCGTCGGCAGCGGACCGTCGACGAGGCCCGTCGGCGCGAACAACCAGCCCTTGCCGTCGGACTGCATGATGAACGGATCGTCGCCGGCGAGGGCCTCGGCCCCCGTCGCCCCGGGTTCGGGGACGGTGCCGGGGGCGAGCGTGGCCGGGAAGTCCGGGACGTCGGGCCCTGTCCACCGGCCCTCGGTCTCGTCCCACCACAGGTACTTCTTGCGCTCGCTCCACGGGCGCCCCTGCGGGTCCGCGGACGCCCGGTTGTAGAGCATGCGGCGGTCCGCGGGCCACACCCAGCCCCACTCGGACTGGGTGATCCCGCCGCCGCCCTGCGGCACGCGGCGGGCCGCCTGGTTGGCGCCGTCGGCGTAGACGCCGGTGTAGATCCAGCAGCCCGCGATCGTCGAGCCGTCGGCCTTCAACTGCGTGTACGACGTGAGATCGCGGCCCGCGTCGGGACCGGAGACGAAGCGGCCGTTGATCTCCGCGAGCACCGCCTCGGGGTCCGGATTGCCGTGCGCATCGGGCGGGTAGTCCCAGGTGAGGTCGAGCAGCGGACGGTCGCGCTCGTCGGTCGAGCCCGCCAATCGCTCCCGGATCCGGAGGCCCAGCTCGTAGAAGAAGTCGAGCTCGCTCTGCGCCTGGCCCGGCGGCTGCACGGCCTGGTGCCGCCATTGCAGCATGCGCTGGGTCTGCGTGAACGAGCCCGCCTTCTCGACGTGCGTGGCGGCGGGCATGAAGAACACCTCGGTGCCGATGTCCTCGGTGCGCAGCTCACCGGAGGCGATCTCCGGGCCGTCCTTCCACCAGGTGGCCGACTCGATCATGTTCAGGTCGCGCACGACGAGCCACTTGAGCTTCGCCATGCCCATGCGCTGCTGCCGGCCGTTCGCGGAGCCGACGGCAGGGTTCTGGCCGAGCACGAAGTACCCGTCGACCTTCCCGTCCAGCATGTCGACGGCGGTCTGGTAGGTGCCTGCGGGACCGTTCAGCTTCGGCAGGTAGTCGTACGCGTAGTCGTTCTCCGCCGTCGCCGCGTCGCCCCACCAGGCCTTGAGCAGGCTGATCATGTAGGCGTCCGCGTACTGCCAGTAGCCCTTGCCCGTGTCCGGCCTCACCGACGCGATGTAGTCGGCCAGGGTGTCGTGCTTGCCGACCGAGGGCATCGGCAGGTATCCCGGCAACAGGTTGAACAGCGTGGGGATGTCGGTCGAGCCCTGGATGCTGGCGTGCCCGCGCAGCGCCATGATGCCGCTGCCCGGCCGCCCGACGTTGCCCAACAGCAGCTGCAGGATCGCCGCGGTGCGGATGAACTGAGCGCCCATCGTGTGCTGCGTCCAGCCGGTCGCGTAGCCGAAGCACGTCGTGCGCTCGCGCCCCGAGTTGCTCGTGATCGAATCCGCCAGGTAGGCGAACTCGGCCGGCGAGATGCCGCACATGTCGGCCACGACCTCCGGGGTGTAGCGCGCGTAGTGGCGGCGCAGCACCTGGAAGACGGTCCGCGGGTCCTGCAGCGTCTCGTCGCGGCCCTCGGCGTACTGCCACGTCGACTGGTCGTACTTCCCGGTCTCCGGGTCGAACCCCGAGAACAGGCCGTCGAGGTCCTCCGTGTCGCGGTAGTCCTCGCCCACCAGCTCCGCCGCGTTGGTGTACGCGACGACGTAGTCGTGGAAGTACGCGTCGGTGGCGAGCACGTGGTTGATGAGCCCGCCGAGCAGCACGATGTCGGAGCCCGCGCGGATCGGCACGTGCCGGTCCGCCACCGCGGAGGTCCGCGTGAACCGCGGGTCCACGTGGATCACCCGTGCGCCGCGGGCCTTCGCCTCAGCGACCCACTGGAATCCGACGGGGTGCGCCTCGGCCATGTTGCCGCCCATGAGCACGATGCAATCCGCGTTGGCCATGTCCTGCAGGGACTGGGTGGCGCCGCCGCGCCCGAACGAGGCTCCCAGACCGGGAACCGTGGCGGAGTGTCATATGCGGGCCTGGTTCTCGATCTGGATGGCGCCCGCCGCGGTGAACAGCTTCTTGATGAGGTAGTTCTCCTCATTGTCGAGCGTGGCGCCGCCGAGCGAGGCGATGCCCATGGTGCGGCGCAGCGGCCGCCCGTGCTCGTCGAAGTCCTGCCAGCCGTGGCGCCGCGCCTCGACGAACCGGTCGGCGATCATGTCGATCGCGGTGTCCCGGTCGAGGTCCTGCCACTCGGTGGCGTAGGGCGCGCGGTAGCGGATCTTCGTCTGCCGCAGCGGATTGTTCACCAGCTGCTCGCTGGACGAGCCCTTGGGGCACAGCCGCCCGCGCGAGATGGGCGAATCCGGATCGCCCTCGATCTGGATGACCTTCTCGTCCTTGACGTACACCTTCTGGCCGCAGCCGACGGCGCAGAACGGGCAGACGCTCTGCACCACCCGGTCGGCGGTCTTCGTGCGCGGCTCGAGTGCGCGGGTACGCGGGGACTCGACGGCCGGGCCGCGGCCGAACACGTCCCCGGAGCGGAGCTGCCGCAGCACGGGCCATTCGAGGGGGCTGAACCTCGTCATGCCGCTCAGCCTAGTCCTGCGCTCCGGTCGTCGCGCGGGGAACCGGTGCGATCGCCCCGGCCGGCTAGCACTTGACGGTGTTGCCGAGCCCCGTGTCGGAAGTCTTCGCGAAACTCCAGTCGCAGAGCACGGAATTCCGGTTGCCGCTCACCACGACGGACTTCACCGGGCTGGTCACGCGGACCACGTTGTCGTCACCGGAGACGACGAGCGTGTTGCAGTGCGCGGTGACCTTGACGACGTTGCGACCGCCGCTGACGACCACCGTGTCGAAGCAGAAGACGTCGCGCGTCGTGCCGTACCCACTGCGAAGCCGCGCGAGAGCGGCCGGCATCCGGTCGGATAGCGTCAGCGCCATGAGTGTGGGGGACGACAGGATGACCGGCCTCGCAGAACGCGCCGAGCGGGAGCTCACGCCCGAGGTCTGGGCCTATCTGATGCGCGGCGCGACCGTCGGCGAGTCCCCCTGGGAACGGTGGAGGTTCGCGCCGCGGGTGTTGCGCGACGTCCGGTCCGTCGACACCGCGACGAGCCTCTTCGGGGCCTGGCGCTCCCCGATCGGCGTCGCACCGACGGCCTTCCATCGCCTGATCCATCCCGAGGGCGAGGCCGCCGTGGCCCGCGCCGCCGCCGACTGCGGCGCCCCGTTCGTGCTGTCCATGCGGGCCACCACGCTGATCGAGGACATCGGTGCCGCGGTCGCCGGGCCGTGGTGGCAGCAGGTGTACCTCATGCGCGACCGCAGCATCACCGAGGCTCTGGTGCAACGTGCCGCGGCGGCCGGCGCGACGGCGCTCGTACTCACCGGCGACACACCGTACGTGGGCCGCTCGGGCGGCCGCGGGCTACCGCCGCTGGACGACGACCTCGCGCTGGTCAACGTGGCCCGTCACCTGCCGCCCGGGGCCGACGCGTGGGCATCGATCGAGCAACACGCGGGCGCGGTCGTCGACGACATCGCCCGGTTGTCCGCGCTGACGGGGCTGCCGGTGATCGTCAAGGGCGTCCTGCGCGCCGACGAGGCGCGACGGTGCGTCGACGCGGGCGCAGCCGGGGTGTGGGTCAGCGATCACGGCGGGCGGCAGTTGGGCCGCGCCGTCGCCCCGGCGCGGGCGCTGCCCGAGGTCGCCACCGCCGTGGGTGCCGACGCCGCGGTCCTCGTGGACGGCGACGTCCGCGACGGCCTCGACGCGCTGGCGGCGCTCGCGCTCGGCGCGGACGCCGTGTTCGTCGGGCGCCCGGTCCTGTGGGGCCTGGCCGACGCCGGCGCCGACGGGGTGGGCTCCGTCCTGGCCGGGCTGCACGACGAACTCCGGCACGGCATGGGCCTGGCCGGCGCGACGCGCCTCGGCGAGCTGTCGCCGGACCTCGTCGTCGCCCGCTGATCCGCACCGCCGCTCCCGGGCCGGTCCGTATCGTGGTGCCCACCACGCCGATCCCAGGAGGACATGCATGCTCACCGGTCGCGCTCTACTGCTGGACATGGACGGCACGCTGGTGGATTCGCACGCCGTCGTCGAACGGTGCTGGAGCCGGTGGGCACGGGAGAAGGGCCTGGACCCGGCCGAGGTGCTGGCGGTCGCGCACGGCCGGCAGGGGCACGCGACGATGGCGGCGCTGCTGCCCGAGCGCCCCGTGGAGGTCAACCTCGCGGAGAACCGCGCACTGCTCGCGCAGGAGACCGCCGACACCGAGGGCATCGTGCCCGTCTCCGGGGCGCCCGCCTTCCTCGCCGCGCTCGGCGGCGCCCCGCACGCCCTGGTGACCTCCGCGGACGTCGCACTGTCGACGGCGCGGATGGGGGCCGCGGGGCTGCCGCTACCGGCCGTCCGGGTGACCGCGGAGGACGTGCGGGCCAGCAAACCGGACCCCGAGGGCTTCCTCCGCGGCGCGGAACTGCTCGGCATCGACCCCGCCGACTGCATCGTCTTCGAGGACTCCGAGGCCGGCATCGCCGCGGCGAGGGCCGCCGGGATGCGCGTGGTCGGCGTCGGGCCCCAGGCGGCGCGATTCGCCCCCGACGTGCAGGTCGACGATCTCACCGCGGTGACGGTCACCGTCGACGGCGAGGGCATCCACGTGGCGATCTGACGACCCCGCCGCCGGGGATGAGACGGTCGCCCGGCCCGGCGACATAGAGGGGGTGTGACGTCCACGATGAGAACCGACGAGTCCGCGGACCGGACCCTCCTCGCCCGCGCCGCGGGTGGCGACGGCTCGGCGTTCGCGGCGATCCACGACCGCCACGTGCGCCCCGTCTACTGGCAGGCGTACACCGTCCTGCGCGACGCCGACGCCGCGCAGGAAGTCGCCCAGGACACCTTCCTCACGCTCTGGCGCCGCATCGACTCGGTGCGCATCGTCGACGAGTCGGTGCTCCCGTGGCTCCTCACCACCGCCCGGTACACCGCGCTCAACGCGGGCAGGCGCCTCTCGGTGGTCCGGGACCGGGCCGCACCGCTCGACGATGCGGCGCCGCCGGCAGCGGCGCCCTCGCCCGAGGACGAGGTGCTCGCCGCCGAGGTCCGCACGATCATCGCCGAGGCGGTGAGCGCCCTGTCGCCCACCGACCAGCGCCTCTACCGCCTGTGCGTGGAGGGCGAACAGACCTACGAGCGGGCCGCGGCCGAGGTGGGCGTGACCCACGCCGCCGTGCGCAACCGCGTCTCCCGGCTGCGCGGCCGCCTGCGCGCCGACCTGAGCACCCTGAGGGAGCAGTCATGACCACCCGCACCACCCCCGACGACATCCTCACCGACGACCGGCTCGCCGCCATGCGGTCCACCGTCATGTCCGAGGTGAACGACGACCTGCGTACGCGCCGGCGGAGCCGTAGGCACCGGACCATCGGCATCGCCGCGGCCGCCGCGGTGGCGGTCGTGGCCGTGGGCGGTGTCGTCGTGAGCCAGTTCCAGGGCAGCGCGAGCGAATCCGCCTTCTACCGGCCCCCGGCCCCGCAGGCCGGGAGCACCCGGGCCGCCGAATCCGCGCCGATCACCGGCGGCGCACCGATCGCGGCGCCCACGACCGCCCCGAACGCGGCGCCCACGACCGCGCCGAACGCACCGTCGACCCCGGCCAACGCGCCGACGAACCGGCAGGTGATCACGACCGGCACCGTCGATGTGACGAACGCCGACCCGGCGTCCGCGGCGCGGGAACTGGCCGCGACCGCCGAGCGGCTCGGCGGCCGGGTCGACGCGCGTACCGAGTCCGGCGGCGAGGACGCCCGCGCCAGGCTGACGCTGCGGGTGCCGAACGACAAGGTGAACGAGCTGGTGGAGAACGTCGGGGGGCTCGGCGAGGTCGGGTCCGTGCGGCTCGAGCACGAGGACGTGACCGGCACCGTCGTGGACCTCGAGGCGCGGATCCGCGCGACCCGGGTCTCGGTCGACCGGCTGACGGCGATCCTCGAGAAGGCCGACACCACCGACAAGGTGATCGCAGCCGAGTCCGCCCTCACCACCCGGCAACAGGAGCTCGAGACGCTGCAGTCGCGGCGCGCGTCGATCGGGGACCAGGTCGCGCTGTCGACGGTGACGGTGACGATCGAGAAGCCGACGGTCACCACCGACCGGTCCGGGTTCACCGGCGGGCTGCAGGACGGCTGGGACGCGCTGCTCGGCGCCGGACGGTGGATGCTCGTGATCCTGGGCGCGGTCCTGCCCTGGGCCGCGCTGCTGCTGGTGCTCTACGGCGCCTACCGGGCGGTGCGCCGTGTCCGCCGCTCCTGAACCGCTAGGAGGGGACGATGAGCGCGCGCGCCGTGGCGAACCGGGGCCCGCGCGCACCGTCGACCTCGACGAAGAAGTCGGCCTCGGAGAAGCTCTGCTTGCTGCCCGGCTTGATCACCCGACCGACGGCGAGGAAGGCCTCACCCTGCGCGGGGCGCAGGAACTGCGTGTCCATCTGAGTGACGAGGCCGCCCGCGCCGGGGTGCATGGCGAGCGCGTAACCGCACGCGTTCTCGAGGACGCCCACGATGAGCGCGGCGTGCAGGCCGCCGACGTTCTGGCACAGATCGTCCCGGCGCTCGAGGCGGAGCACGACCTCCTGCGGGTCGGCGCTGAGCACCTCGATACCGGCCCACCGGTTGAACGGCAGGGACGCGTTGTACTTGACGAGTTCCTCGAAGGTCACCCCAGCACTATCGCACCCGGCGCTCAGCGCCCGCTCGCGGCGAGCACCGGAGCCGGGGCGGGGCGGGGCGCCGGGGCGGCGGGCGCGACGGGGGTGCCGAGGCCACCGAGACCGGAGAGGACGTCGAAGGCGATCTCACCCGTCTGCCACAACGCGAGGATCTCGCCCTCGGTCACCGGGCGCGCGCCGGGGTTCTGCAGCGCGAGGCCGTTGGCGAAGGTGAGGGTGTTGTAGCCGTCGTCGGCGGCGCGGAGCATCAGGTTCGACGCGACGCCCGCGCCGGCGATGCGGTCGAGCCCCTGACCGAAGAAGTAGAAGGTCCACAGCCCCCACAGGTCGGCGCCGTAGATCCGCTTGCTGCGCTCCGGGATCACGTTGCCGTTCTTCGCGATCGAGTCGACGATGCGATAGAAGTCGAGAGCGTTCGCCGGGGTGCTGCGGCTGTACGCGACGGTGTAGGCGAGGTCCACGGTGATGTGCGCGTTGTACCCCGCCATGGCCACCCTCCCCGGCGGGAGGTCGCACCGTGCGGCCAGGTGGAAGTAGTTGCCCCACCACTGCGGCACGGCGCCGCCGGTCCACTGGGCGTGGACCGCCCGCAGGTAGCGGCTCACCAGGTCGATCGAGAGGGACTTGGCGTAGCGCGGATCGTCGAGCCCGGCCTCGTCGCGCTGCGTCGGGGTGACGGCGTCACGGATGACGCCGTCCATGCCCACCCCGAACAGGCCGCGCCGGTCGCGGTGGGCGGCCAGGATGTCGGCGATGCCGCGCTGCCGCTCCGTGACGTCGTCGAGGCTCGCGAAGGTCGGCGCGGTCGGCAGCGCGTGCGGGTCGGACAGGGCGACGACGCGGGCGTTCTCCGCGGGGCTCAGCGCGCTGCCGCAGTAGTGCGACGGTGCCGCGGCGGCGGTCGTCGCAACGCCCGCCGGGATCACGACGGCGAGCACCGCGCCGGCGATCCACGCCCGCCGGCGCGTCATCGACCTAGACCTCGGCGAGGGGGATGCCGGGGTCGGCGAGGCGGGCCGCGTCGACCGCCCTCCCCGACGTGATCAATGCACGCACGTCGTCGCCCACGTCCCAGACGTTGACGTTCATGCCCGCCAGCACGCGCCCCTCCTTGGTCCAGAACGCCACGAACTCCAGGGCGTCGAGGTCGCCGCGGATCACCACGTCGTCGTAGCCGGTGGACAGCCCCAGGTACTCCATGCCGAGCTGGTACTGGTCGGTGAAGAAGTACGGCAGGCGGTCGTAGACCTCGGAACCGCCGAGCATGTTCGCGGCGGCGACGCGGGGCTGGTTGAGCGCGTTCGCCCAATGCTCGACCCGCACGCGCCGGCCCACCGTCGGGTTCTCGGCGGCGGCGATGTCGCCGACCGCGAAGACGTGCGGGTCGGAGGTGCGCAGACCCGCGTCGACGGCGACACCGCCCTCCGCGGTCTCCAGGCCGGCGGCCTCGGCCAGCTCGATGTTCGGTATCGCCCCGATTCCGACGAGCACCGCGTCGGTCTCGATCCTGGTCCCGTCCTCGAGGACCAGTCCCCTGCCGCCGGGCTCGACGGCCCGCACGCCGGTGCCCGTGCGCAGGTCCACGCCGTGCGAGCGATGCAGGTCGGCGAAGACCTTGCCGAGCTCGGGGCCGAGCGCGCCGAGGAGCGGTTGCTCCGCGGGCTCGACGACGGTGACCTCCAGTCCGGCTTCGCGCGCCGCGGCCGCCGCCTCGAGCCCGATCCACCCGCCGCCGACCACGCCGAGGCAGCCGCCCTTGTCGAACACCGCGCGCAGGGCGTCGCTGTCGTCGAGCGTGCGCAGGTAGTGCACCCCGTCGGCCCCGGGCAGCGGACGCGCCCGGGATCCGGTGGCGAGCAGGAGGTGGTCGTAGGGCAGCGACTCCCCCGTGTCGAGGCCGACGGTGCGCGCCTCGCGGTCGAGGGCGGTGGCGCGGACACCGGTCCGCACGGTGACGTCGTGGTCGGTGTACCAGGCGGCGTCGAACGTGAAGACGCTGTCACGGTCGGCTTTGCCCTGCAGATAGTCCTTGGACAGCGGGGGCCGCTCGTACGGCGGGTGGGATTCCGCGCCGATCAGCGTGATCGGGCCGTCGTGGCCCAGATCCCTCAGCGCCTCCGCCGCTTTCGCGGCTGCAAGCCCTGCTCCGACGATGATGATCGCAGCCATGCCTGTAGACCGTAGCCGCGTCCGCCGGAGAGCGGAACCCCTCGGCGCGGTTCGTTCGGAGATGACCGGCGAATCCTCCGGAATCGGCGTACCGGCTGCACGATTCGTCCGGTTCGCTACGCTCGAAGCATGGAAGTACTACGCAACGTCATAGTTCTGGTGCACATCGTGGGCTTCGCCGTGACGTTCGGCGGCTGGGTCGCCTCGGCGGCCGCGGGCCGGTTCCGATTCGAGCGGGTCATGGACTACGGACTCCTGGTCTCGCTCGTCACGGGCCTCGCGCTCGCCGCGCCATGGCCCGCCGGAATCGAGTTGAACTACCCCAAGATCGGCATCAAGCTCGTCATCCTGCTCGTGCTCGGCGGCCTGCTCGGCATGGGCAGCGCGCGCCAGAAGCGCACCGGCGAGCCCGTCCCACGCGGAATGTTCTACGCCGCGGGACTGCTGTCGCTGACCGCCGCGGGACTCGCCGTCATCTGGTGACGCCGCGAACACCGTGAACGTAGTCGCGGAGCTCGTCGAGTTTCGCCTTCGCCGCGACGAGTTGCGCGATCCGCTCGTCGAGCACAGCGCGGCGCTCCCCGATGCGGACCAGTGCGGCGTCGAGTTCCTCGGGCCGGGCGTCGCCCTCGCCGCACACGATGCCGACGAGCTCCGCCGTCTCGGTGGCCGACAGCCCGGCCTCGATGAGGCACCGCGCATCGGCGACGGTGCGCACGTCCTCTTCGGTGAACACCCGGTAGCCGTTCGACTCGCGCCCCGGCGCGAGGATGCCCGTCTTCTCGTAGTGCCGGATCATGCGCGGCGTGGCGCCGGTGCGGGCGCACAGGTCGCGCATCCGCAGCCCCGACTTGACCATGACACTGGTGTCAGAGTTCATGCTCTCAGTATGACGAATCAGCAGCAGTCCCGCGCGGTCGTGGTGACCGCTCACCCCGACGCCGACTCCGCCACAGCCCGCACCGCCGCGGCCGTCGCCCGCGGCCTGCTGCGCGGCGGATACGCCGAGGTCGAGCGGCACGACGTCCTCATCGCCGGCTTCGATCCGACCTTCGGTCGGGCCGATCTCGGGGCCTACCGCGCCGGCGGCGCCGTCCCTCCGGACGTCCGGGCCGAGCAGCGGCACCTGGAGGAGTTCGACGCGATCGCGGTCGTCTTCCCCGTCTACTGGTGGAGCCTGCCCGGGCCGCTCAAGGGCTGGGTCGACCGGGTTTTCACACGCGACTGGGCGTACGACGACACCGGTTCCGGCGCGGTGCTCGCGGCACCGAAGCGCCTGTACTTCTTC from Tsukamurella paurometabola includes the following:
- a CDS encoding 4Fe-4S dicluster domain-containing protein: MGQLTGPTDPSADAHWHVHEARRGFFTDTSICIGCKACEVACKEWNRNPRDGDLELTGMSYDNTVALGASTWRHVAFIEQDRERIEQARESGRALVGLGMPAVRGAAAPVSDEMPAWGEADITPPDTPEFRWLMSSDVCKHCTHAGCLDVCPTGAMMRTEFGTVVVQNDICNGCGTCVAGCPFGVVERRSDGTVAPTVREGHRKGEQPPVDNRGIAQKCTLCYDRLRDDETPACAKTCPTTSIKFGEREEMVATARERVAQLHAQGMPEARLYGANDNDGVGGTGSVFLLLDEPEVYGLPPDPRVCTADLMTMYKRAGTAAAGMIAAAAVSFLSARKKGRR
- the fdnG gene encoding formate dehydrogenase-N subunit alpha, coding for MTRFSPLEWPVLRQLRSGDVFGRGPAVESPRTRALEPRTKTADRVVQSVCPFCAVGCGQKVYVKDEKVIQIEGDPDSPISRGRLCPKGSSSEQLVNNPLRQTKIRYRAPYATEWQDLDRDTAIDMIADRFVEARRHGWQDFDEHGRPLRRTMGIASLGGATLDNEENYLIKKLFTAAGAIQIENQARIUHSATVPGLGASFGRGGATQSLQDMANADCIVLMGGNMAEAHPVGFQWVAEAKARGARVIHVDPRFTRTSAVADRHVPIRAGSDIVLLGGLINHVLATDAYFHDYVVAYTNAAELVGEDYRDTEDLDGLFSGFDPETGKYDQSTWQYAEGRDETLQDPRTVFQVLRRHYARYTPEVVADMCGISPAEFAYLADSITSNSGRERTTCFGYATGWTQHTMGAQFIRTAAILQLLLGNVGRPGSGIMALRGHASIQGSTDIPTLFNLLPGYLPMPSVGKHDTLADYIASVRPDTGKGYWQYADAYMISLLKAWWGDAATAENDYAYDYLPKLNGPAGTYQTAVDMLDGKVDGYFVLGQNPAVGSANGRQQRMGMAKLKWLVVRDLNMIESATWWKDGPEIASGELRTEDIGTEVFFMPAATHVEKAGSFTQTQRMLQWRHQAVQPPGQAQSELDFFYELGLRIRERLAGSTDERDRPLLDLTWDYPPDAHGNPDPEAVLAEINGRFVSGPDAGRDLTSYTQLKADGSTIAGCWIYTGVYADGANQAARRVPQGGGGITQSEWGWVWPADRRMLYNRASADPQGRPWSERKKYLWWDETEGRWTGPDVPDFPATLAPGTVPEPGATGAEALAGDDPFIMQSDGKGWLFAPTGLVDGPLPTHYEAQESPVRNAIYPQQQAPARVLFPREDNLDAPSAGDPGADVYPYVFTTYRLTEHHTAGGMSRWSPYLAELQPEMFCEVSPGLAAECGLENEGWATIISPRAAIECRVLVTERMRPLTIGGRTVHQVGLPYHWGVGSDAVVTGDAANDLIGVTLDPNTQIQESKVGSCTVIAGRRPRGAALEDLVQSYRDRAGVTTATDNVRLTAPKPGDIYPDPRRDDPEQEGWTRW
- a CDS encoding DUF3060 domain-containing protein; the protein is MALTLSDRMPAALARLRSGYGTTRDVFCFDTVVVSGGRNVVKVTAHCNTLVVSGDDNVVRVTSPVKSVVVSGNRNSVLCDWSFAKTSDTGLGNTVKC
- a CDS encoding alpha-hydroxy acid oxidase yields the protein MSVGDDRMTGLAERAERELTPEVWAYLMRGATVGESPWERWRFAPRVLRDVRSVDTATSLFGAWRSPIGVAPTAFHRLIHPEGEAAVARAAADCGAPFVLSMRATTLIEDIGAAVAGPWWQQVYLMRDRSITEALVQRAAAAGATALVLTGDTPYVGRSGGRGLPPLDDDLALVNVARHLPPGADAWASIEQHAGAVVDDIARLSALTGLPVIVKGVLRADEARRCVDAGAAGVWVSDHGGRQLGRAVAPARALPEVATAVGADAAVLVDGDVRDGLDALAALALGADAVFVGRPVLWGLADAGADGVGSVLAGLHDELRHGMGLAGATRLGELSPDLVVAR
- a CDS encoding HAD-IA family hydrolase is translated as MLTGRALLLDMDGTLVDSHAVVERCWSRWAREKGLDPAEVLAVAHGRQGHATMAALLPERPVEVNLAENRALLAQETADTEGIVPVSGAPAFLAALGGAPHALVTSADVALSTARMGAAGLPLPAVRVTAEDVRASKPDPEGFLRGAELLGIDPADCIVFEDSEAGIAAARAAGMRVVGVGPQAARFAPDVQVDDLTAVTVTVDGEGIHVAI
- a CDS encoding RNA polymerase sigma factor encodes the protein MRTDESADRTLLARAAGGDGSAFAAIHDRHVRPVYWQAYTVLRDADAAQEVAQDTFLTLWRRIDSVRIVDESVLPWLLTTARYTALNAGRRLSVVRDRAAPLDDAAPPAAAPSPEDEVLAAEVRTIIAEAVSALSPTDQRLYRLCVEGEQTYERAAAEVGVTHAAVRNRVSRLRGRLRADLSTLREQS
- a CDS encoding DUF4349 domain-containing protein, translating into MTTRTTPDDILTDDRLAAMRSTVMSEVNDDLRTRRRSRRHRTIGIAAAAAVAVVAVGGVVVSQFQGSASESAFYRPPAPQAGSTRAAESAPITGGAPIAAPTTAPNAAPTTAPNAPSTPANAPTNRQVITTGTVDVTNADPASAARELAATAERLGGRVDARTESGGEDARARLTLRVPNDKVNELVENVGGLGEVGSVRLEHEDVTGTVVDLEARIRATRVSVDRLTAILEKADTTDKVIAAESALTTRQQELETLQSRRASIGDQVALSTVTVTIEKPTVTTDRSGFTGGLQDGWDALLGAGRWMLVILGAVLPWAALLLVLYGAYRAVRRVRRS
- a CDS encoding PaaI family thioesterase, yielding MTFEELVKYNASLPFNRWAGIEVLSADPQEVVLRLERRDDLCQNVGGLHAALIVGVLENACGYALAMHPGAGGLVTQMDTQFLRPAQGEAFLAVGRVIKPGSKQSFSEADFFVEVDGARGPRFATARALIVPS
- a CDS encoding DUF5995 family protein, which gives rise to MTRRRAWIAGAVLAVVIPAGVATTAAAAPSHYCGSALSPAENARVVALSDPHALPTAPTFASLDDVTERQRGIADILAAHRDRRGLFGVGMDGVIRDAVTPTQRDEAGLDDPRYAKSLSIDLVSRYLRAVHAQWTGGAVPQWWGNYFHLAARCDLPPGRVAMAGYNAHITVDLAYTVAYSRSTPANALDFYRIVDSIAKNGNVIPERSKRIYGADLWGLWTFYFFGQGLDRIAGAGVASNLMLRAADDGYNTLTFANGLALQNPGARPVTEGEILALWQTGEIAFDVLSGLGGLGTPVAPAAPAPRPAPAPVLAASGR